The following coding sequences lie in one Synechococcus sp. CC9902 genomic window:
- a CDS encoding tRNA-(ms[2]io[6]A)-hydroxylase has protein sequence MTVSFPQKATPEKSTASIRWLAAPTSWTWVEQANARPMAVLIDHAHCERKAAGSAVQMMFRYLCEPGLGEALSPLAREELEHFEQVLALIKSRGRYLEPLPSPGYAANLARHIRKGEPQRMLDSFLVAGLIEARSHERMALLAEHSPDPELRSLYGDLLASEARHFGLYWVLVEERFTRAVLVERLQTLALAEVEALQGVLESPDDVRMHSCGVSPI, from the coding sequence ATGACCGTTTCATTTCCGCAGAAGGCCACTCCGGAGAAGTCCACAGCTTCGATTCGTTGGCTTGCGGCACCCACGAGTTGGACTTGGGTTGAACAGGCCAATGCGCGGCCGATGGCGGTGTTGATCGACCATGCCCATTGCGAGCGGAAAGCTGCAGGATCTGCTGTGCAGATGATGTTCCGATACCTGTGTGAGCCAGGACTTGGGGAGGCGCTGAGCCCTTTGGCGCGGGAGGAGCTGGAGCATTTTGAGCAGGTTCTTGCCTTGATCAAGTCGCGCGGCCGCTATCTCGAGCCACTTCCTTCGCCTGGATATGCCGCCAACTTGGCGCGTCATATCCGTAAGGGTGAGCCCCAGCGGATGCTGGACTCCTTTCTTGTGGCTGGCTTAATCGAAGCGCGGAGCCATGAACGGATGGCTCTCTTGGCCGAGCACAGCCCAGATCCTGAATTGCGCTCGCTCTATGGCGATCTCTTGGCAAGCGAAGCACGACATTTTGGTTTGTATTGGGTTTTGGTGGAGGAGAGATTTACGAGAGCTGTGTTGGTGGAACGCTTGCAAACCTTGGCCCTTGCTGAAGTGGAGGCTTTGCAAGGTGTCCTTGAGTCTCCAGACGATGTGCGGATGCACTCTTGTGGGGTGTCTCCCATCTGA
- the aroQ gene encoding type II 3-dehydroquinate dehydratase — protein sequence MHVLLLNGPNLNLLGQREPGIYGCDTLATIETELTREAKADGVELVCFQSNFEGALIERIHQAMGESQGILINAGAYTHSSIAIRDALTGVAIPYVELHLSNTHAREPFRHQSYLAGRAVGVVSGFGAKSYSLALSGLVHHLRQGG from the coding sequence ATGCACGTTCTGCTCCTTAATGGTCCAAATCTCAATTTGCTTGGGCAGCGGGAGCCTGGGATTTATGGCTGCGACACCTTGGCGACGATTGAAACGGAGCTCACTCGAGAGGCCAAAGCTGATGGTGTTGAGTTGGTGTGCTTTCAAAGCAACTTCGAAGGAGCTTTGATTGAGCGCATCCATCAGGCCATGGGAGAGAGCCAGGGGATTTTGATTAATGCCGGTGCTTACACCCATTCATCGATTGCGATTCGGGATGCCTTAACCGGTGTGGCCATTCCCTATGTGGAGTTACACCTCAGCAACACCCATGCTCGCGAGCCTTTTCGCCATCAGTCGTACCTTGCAGGCCGTGCCGTTGGAGTGGTGAGTGGATTCGGCGCCAAGAGTTATTCATTGGCTCTGAGCGGATTGGTCCATCACTTGCGACAGGGCGGATGA
- a CDS encoding glycoside hydrolase family 13 protein, with protein MGVPTLFSDPPAWVTEAVIYQVFPDRFRRSARVEAQQHLQFKPWGADPTEEGFQGGDLYGVIDGLDHLQAMGINCLYLTPIFSSAANHRYHAYDYFEVDPLLGGNAALDALIAALHQRGMRLVLDGVFNHCGRGFWAFHHLAENGESSPYRHWFHIRQWPIRPYPAKDEDCGYDCWWALPALPKFNHADAGVREHLLAVARYWLERGIDGWRLDVPAEVPEDFWVSFRQEVRRVNPEAWIVGEVWGDARRWLQGEHFDGVMNYRIGWSSLCWVAGDQLRQSYRNPEYPLNPLTTQELIDIWTTTASWYRAEVNRAQMNLLDSHDVPRALHTLKGDVAALKLSLLLLFLQPGAPCIYYGTEAGLAGGPDDDVSSGPEPACREAFPWEQPWTADLCSYVSLLKAFRDRWLNLGQPLISWSALGPDGLMASTPNWQLWINRSRHSELCCSNSDVVEEVICGSLINGRLHPQSAVIIFTPSAKE; from the coding sequence ATGGGCGTGCCCACATTGTTTTCCGACCCGCCGGCTTGGGTGACTGAGGCGGTCATCTACCAAGTTTTTCCTGATCGTTTTCGTCGGAGCGCCAGGGTGGAGGCGCAGCAGCATTTGCAGTTCAAGCCCTGGGGGGCTGATCCCACAGAGGAAGGGTTTCAAGGCGGTGATCTGTATGGAGTGATCGATGGTTTGGATCACCTTCAAGCCATGGGCATTAACTGCCTGTATCTCACACCGATTTTTTCTTCAGCGGCGAACCATCGCTATCACGCCTACGACTACTTCGAAGTTGATCCTCTGTTAGGGGGAAATGCTGCTCTCGATGCGTTGATCGCTGCGCTGCACCAACGCGGCATGCGACTGGTGCTAGATGGTGTTTTTAACCATTGCGGCCGCGGCTTTTGGGCCTTCCACCATCTCGCCGAGAACGGGGAGTCATCGCCCTATCGCCATTGGTTTCACATCCGTCAATGGCCGATTCGGCCATACCCAGCCAAGGATGAAGATTGTGGATACGACTGCTGGTGGGCTTTGCCAGCTCTGCCAAAGTTCAACCACGCCGATGCTGGGGTGCGTGAGCACTTGCTGGCGGTGGCCCGTTACTGGCTAGAGCGTGGCATTGATGGCTGGCGACTCGATGTGCCTGCAGAGGTTCCCGAAGATTTTTGGGTGTCTTTTCGACAGGAGGTGCGAAGGGTCAACCCAGAGGCTTGGATTGTTGGTGAGGTGTGGGGAGATGCACGCCGCTGGCTGCAAGGCGAGCATTTTGATGGCGTGATGAATTACCGGATTGGCTGGAGCAGCTTGTGCTGGGTGGCCGGTGATCAGCTTCGTCAGAGCTATCGCAATCCCGAATACCCCTTGAATCCTTTAACGACGCAGGAGTTGATTGATATTTGGACCACGACGGCGAGTTGGTATCGCGCTGAAGTGAACCGCGCCCAGATGAATTTGCTCGATAGCCACGATGTGCCAAGGGCGCTGCACACGCTGAAGGGTGATGTGGCGGCCTTGAAGTTGTCGTTGCTGTTGCTTTTTCTCCAGCCAGGAGCGCCGTGTATTTATTACGGCACCGAGGCTGGGCTGGCTGGTGGCCCGGATGACGACGTTTCTAGTGGTCCGGAACCGGCCTGTCGTGAGGCCTTCCCCTGGGAACAACCCTGGACGGCTGATCTTTGCAGCTACGTTTCGCTTTTAAAAGCATTCCGCGATCGTTGGCTCAACCTTGGCCAGCCTTTGATCAGCTGGAGCGCTTTGGGACCGGATGGGTTGATGGCATCCACACCCAATTGGCAGCTATGGATCAATCGCAGCCGACATTCTGAGCTGTGTTGCTCCAACTCAGACGTAGTTGAGGAGGTGATCTGCGGCAGTTTGATCAACGGGAGATTGCACCCCCAAAGTGCCGTGATCATTTTCACCCCCAGTGCCAAGGAGTGA
- the glpK gene encoding glycerol kinase GlpK — translation MAHQPLLLALDQGTSSSRAVVFNPAGDLVASASAPLPIQYPADGWVEQDPLEIWASQRQALIDLQRKLRDDQRQAVVSCGITNQRETTVLWRRSTGVPCGPALVWQDGRTASICADWKRQGLEQDWRRRTGLLLDPYFSASKIRWMLEHYGEAAAAAAADDLCFGTVESWLLWQLTEGQHHGSDLSNASRTLLLDLEQRQWVDDFRIHTGLPANALPELLPCRGDIAQIAAGLPFEGLPIQAMLGDQQAATLGQLCLQPGESKCTYGTGAFLVINTGNEIRRSEAGLLSTLGWTDADGVPTYCLEGSLFNAGTVIQWLRDGLQIIERAEQVNDLANQVADSGGVMLVPAFTGWGTPHWNPEARGILVGLTRDSNRCHIARAALEGIALSVSTLVDLAEQALGHGLGELAVDGGAAASDPLLQAQADSTGLTVRRPASLESTARGVALFAGLQAGVVNDLNNLALHRRDGAQLFQPQCDAAERKAWRTRWDNAVTRSLNWHE, via the coding sequence ATGGCGCATCAGCCTCTCCTGTTGGCCCTGGACCAGGGCACGAGCAGCTCCCGAGCTGTGGTCTTCAATCCGGCGGGTGATCTGGTCGCCAGCGCTAGCGCCCCACTACCGATCCAGTACCCCGCCGATGGTTGGGTCGAGCAGGATCCACTGGAGATCTGGGCGAGCCAACGGCAAGCCCTCATCGACCTTCAGCGGAAGCTGAGGGACGACCAACGCCAAGCAGTGGTGAGCTGTGGCATCACCAACCAACGGGAAACAACCGTGCTTTGGCGACGCAGCACCGGTGTTCCTTGCGGGCCAGCGCTGGTCTGGCAAGACGGGCGGACCGCATCCATCTGCGCAGACTGGAAACGCCAGGGATTGGAACAGGACTGGCGGCGACGCACAGGGCTCTTGCTCGATCCCTATTTCAGTGCCAGCAAGATCCGCTGGATGCTGGAGCACTACGGAGAGGCAGCTGCCGCGGCTGCCGCGGATGACCTCTGCTTTGGCACTGTGGAATCGTGGCTCCTTTGGCAGCTCACCGAAGGACAACATCACGGAAGCGATCTGAGCAACGCCAGCCGCACACTGCTGCTGGATCTGGAGCAACGCCAGTGGGTGGATGACTTCCGCATCCATACCGGATTGCCAGCCAATGCCTTGCCCGAGCTGCTGCCCTGCCGAGGGGACATCGCCCAAATTGCTGCAGGCTTGCCCTTTGAAGGGCTACCGATTCAGGCCATGCTCGGGGATCAACAGGCCGCCACCCTCGGACAACTCTGCTTGCAACCCGGTGAAAGCAAATGCACCTACGGAACAGGAGCGTTCCTCGTGATCAACACCGGCAACGAGATTCGTCGATCCGAAGCCGGGCTACTCAGCACCCTGGGGTGGACCGACGCTGATGGCGTGCCCACCTATTGCCTTGAAGGCAGCCTTTTCAATGCCGGCACTGTGATCCAGTGGCTGCGGGATGGCCTCCAAATCATCGAGCGAGCAGAGCAGGTGAACGACCTCGCCAATCAAGTTGCTGATTCCGGCGGCGTGATGTTGGTGCCAGCTTTCACGGGCTGGGGCACCCCCCACTGGAACCCCGAAGCACGGGGGATCCTGGTGGGGCTAACCCGCGATAGCAACCGCTGCCACATTGCAAGGGCCGCCCTGGAAGGAATCGCCCTCTCTGTATCCACCCTGGTGGATCTCGCGGAACAAGCCCTCGGGCATGGGCTGGGAGAACTTGCAGTGGATGGAGGTGCCGCCGCCTCGGATCCGCTCCTGCAGGCCCAAGCAGACAGCACAGGACTCACGGTGCGACGACCCGCCAGTCTGGAAAGCACGGCACGAGGCGTGGCGTTGTTTGCAGGTTTGCAAGCTGGAGTGGTCAACGATCTGAACAACCTTGCCCTCCACCGACGGGATGGAGCCCAACTCTTCCAACCGCAGTGCGATGCGGCTGAGCGCAAGGCTTGGCGAACCCGTTGGGATAACGCCGTAACCCGCAGCTTGAACTGGCATGAGTGA
- a CDS encoding glycerol-3-phosphate dehydrogenase/oxidase: protein MSDHNVDLVVIGAGASGASVAYEAVRRGLSVALLEAGDIGGGTSSRSTKLLHGGVRYLELAFKTLDLAQLNLVREALLERGHWLEQAPFLARRLELALPTKTLCGQAYYRIGLGVYDALAGRQGIGSSRLLSSHQLDEALPQLKSCQGAVAYKDGQFDDARLNLLLALTAQRAGAQLRTRCKVVGLERNGAGRLVAAISETGDGTQERWTARVVVNATGLGADALRQMADPEAPARMLTSRGSHIVLKQNLCPQGLGLLVPSTADGRVLFMLPFFGRTLVGTTDEACDPSLASSCTAEEESYLLNYVREWFPGCAEPQVTSRWAGGRPLLKPPGEGLNSSRVVREHEVETLPCGLVSVMGGKWTTCRPMALDTLTAVERQLGQPLPSPKPLVLLGSGATPTATRDELAAQKKQLENLLPNTSQRSAQIEHLQGSHGLQAVPLIAAAAPEKRAPLSDVIPLCEAEISHAIQAEQARSSTDVLARRCRLAMVDFAEAQRLEPLTETYLAQSGLVSASTATSTSPMSHQLNP from the coding sequence ATGAGTGACCACAACGTTGATTTGGTTGTGATTGGCGCGGGGGCCAGTGGCGCCAGCGTGGCCTACGAGGCAGTTCGTCGCGGCCTTTCCGTTGCCCTCTTAGAGGCAGGGGATATCGGCGGTGGCACCAGTAGCCGCAGCACGAAGTTGCTGCATGGCGGGGTGCGATATCTCGAACTGGCTTTTAAAACCCTCGATCTTGCGCAGCTCAATCTTGTCCGGGAGGCACTGCTGGAGCGGGGCCATTGGCTGGAACAGGCCCCGTTTTTGGCCCGACGCCTCGAGTTAGCACTTCCCACCAAGACACTCTGCGGCCAGGCCTACTACCGCATCGGACTCGGCGTTTATGACGCCCTCGCAGGGCGACAAGGCATTGGCTCCAGTCGATTGCTGTCAAGCCACCAATTGGACGAAGCCCTGCCCCAGTTGAAAAGCTGCCAAGGAGCTGTGGCCTACAAAGATGGGCAATTTGATGACGCACGCCTCAACTTGCTTCTGGCCTTGACCGCCCAACGGGCCGGAGCACAGCTGCGGACCCGCTGCAAGGTGGTTGGACTCGAACGCAATGGCGCCGGACGACTTGTGGCCGCCATCAGCGAAACCGGAGATGGAACGCAAGAACGCTGGACAGCCCGCGTCGTTGTCAACGCAACAGGACTCGGTGCCGATGCCCTTCGTCAAATGGCAGACCCAGAAGCCCCCGCTCGGATGCTCACAAGCCGTGGCAGCCACATCGTGTTGAAGCAGAACCTCTGTCCGCAGGGTCTGGGACTGCTCGTTCCCTCTACAGCCGACGGCCGGGTGCTATTCATGCTTCCCTTCTTTGGACGCACATTGGTGGGAACCACCGATGAAGCCTGCGATCCGAGTCTGGCCTCGTCCTGTACCGCTGAAGAAGAAAGCTACCTACTGAATTACGTGCGTGAGTGGTTCCCAGGCTGTGCGGAGCCGCAGGTCACCAGCCGTTGGGCCGGAGGGAGACCTCTCCTCAAGCCGCCTGGTGAAGGATTGAACAGCAGCAGAGTGGTGCGCGAGCACGAGGTGGAAACCCTTCCCTGTGGATTGGTGAGTGTGATGGGCGGCAAATGGACCACCTGTCGACCGATGGCCCTCGACACCCTGACGGCTGTCGAGCGTCAGCTAGGCCAGCCACTTCCATCCCCCAAACCCCTAGTGCTACTAGGGAGTGGAGCCACGCCAACAGCCACCAGAGACGAACTCGCAGCGCAAAAAAAACAACTGGAAAATCTTCTGCCCAACACCTCCCAACGCTCTGCCCAGATCGAGCATCTGCAAGGCAGCCACGGGCTTCAAGCGGTGCCACTGATCGCAGCCGCCGCTCCTGAGAAGCGAGCCCCCCTCAGCGACGTCATTCCCCTCTGTGAGGCAGAAATCTCCCATGCCATTCAGGCAGAACAAGCCCGCAGCAGCACCGACGTTCTGGCCCGTCGGTGCCGTTTAGCGATGGTGGATTTTGCTGAAGCGCAACGGCTGGAACCTCTCACTGAGACGTACCTCGCTCAATCCGGCCTTGTATCAGCCTCCACGGCCACTTCCACCTCACCAATGAGCCACCAGTTGAATCCGTAG
- a CDS encoding alpha-amylase family protein has protein sequence MTTGRPWWSGTVVYQLIVRSYSDGNGDGIGDFKGLAARLPYLRWLGVKTLWLTPIYPSPLRDGGYDITDFKGIHPDLGDLASFHRFLTAAHSQGMRVILDLVLNHTSDLHPWFQRARWAPKGSPERGVYVWSDDPKQYSDAPVLFRHFESSNWEWDSVAEQYYLHRFLRHQPDLNYENPWVQEAMLDVVDFWLERGVDGFRLDAVPFLFEAEGTRCEGLPETHAFLKRLRKRVDAHGRDVLLLGEAIQPVDEAAPYLADDELQGAFNFVLTAHLFAAIASGTAQKLGECLLEAEQAVEGPRWALPLRNHDELWLGDGHLIDDEVIQAVRFGLPQGQGHWLNWGINRRLAPLLNGDPRSNRLLHGLLYSLPGMPCLYYGDELGMGDWPGLRDRDPNRTPMAWTPARNGGFSMAPDPLLVLPPITAAGYDYRVVNVEVQKQLPGSLLNWHRRMLTSRRLLPALQHGDFTLLPSSHPGVLVYLRSTDEMSVLVAANVTAAGASLSLDLSAWKGQRTREVMWGCEFPTANEEWFVNLPPYGFNWWLIGEVEVAVEADTRPD, from the coding sequence ATGACCACAGGGCGGCCATGGTGGTCAGGAACGGTTGTTTATCAACTGATCGTTCGCAGCTACTCCGACGGGAACGGTGATGGCATCGGTGATTTCAAAGGTTTGGCAGCGCGTTTGCCTTACCTGCGATGGCTTGGGGTGAAAACCCTATGGCTGACGCCTATCTATCCATCCCCACTGCGGGATGGCGGATATGACATCACTGATTTCAAAGGGATTCATCCAGATCTTGGCGATCTGGCTTCGTTTCATCGCTTTTTGACAGCAGCCCACAGCCAGGGCATGCGGGTGATTCTCGACTTGGTTTTGAACCACACCAGTGACTTGCACCCTTGGTTCCAGCGGGCCCGATGGGCTCCAAAAGGAAGTCCGGAGCGTGGTGTTTACGTCTGGAGTGATGACCCCAAGCAGTACAGCGATGCGCCTGTGCTGTTTCGACACTTCGAATCATCGAACTGGGAATGGGATTCCGTTGCGGAGCAGTACTACCTGCATCGCTTTCTCCGTCATCAGCCTGATCTCAACTACGAAAATCCCTGGGTCCAGGAGGCGATGTTGGACGTCGTCGATTTCTGGCTGGAGAGGGGGGTGGATGGCTTTCGCCTCGACGCCGTTCCGTTTTTGTTCGAAGCAGAAGGAACCCGTTGCGAAGGGCTGCCAGAAACCCATGCGTTCCTCAAGCGCTTGCGGAAGCGCGTTGATGCCCATGGCCGCGATGTGTTGCTGCTCGGTGAGGCGATTCAACCCGTTGATGAGGCGGCGCCTTATCTCGCGGACGATGAGCTTCAGGGCGCCTTCAATTTTGTGTTGACAGCCCATCTGTTTGCAGCAATCGCCAGTGGCACGGCCCAAAAGTTGGGCGAGTGTTTACTGGAAGCGGAGCAGGCCGTGGAAGGCCCTCGATGGGCGCTGCCGTTGCGCAATCACGATGAGCTTTGGCTTGGTGATGGACACCTCATTGACGATGAGGTGATTCAAGCGGTGCGGTTTGGTTTACCCCAGGGCCAGGGCCATTGGTTGAACTGGGGAATTAACCGTCGACTGGCTCCGTTGCTCAACGGTGATCCCCGCTCCAACCGCCTTCTGCACGGTTTGCTGTACAGCTTGCCCGGGATGCCTTGCCTGTATTACGGCGATGAGCTGGGAATGGGGGATTGGCCTGGCTTGAGGGACCGTGATCCCAACCGAACTCCGATGGCTTGGACCCCAGCCCGTAATGGAGGTTTTTCCATGGCCCCAGATCCATTGCTGGTGCTGCCTCCCATCACGGCGGCTGGCTACGACTACCGCGTGGTGAATGTGGAAGTGCAAAAGCAGTTGCCGGGTTCATTGCTGAATTGGCATCGGCGGATGCTGACCTCCCGTCGGTTGCTGCCAGCACTGCAGCATGGCGATTTCACCCTGCTCCCCAGCAGTCATCCAGGTGTTTTGGTGTATTTGCGATCCACAGACGAGATGTCTGTTTTGGTGGCGGCGAATGTGACCGCTGCGGGAGCGTCATTGAGCTTGGATTTATCGGCGTGGAAAGGACAACGCACGCGTGAAGTGATGTGGGGGTGTGAATTCCCCACCGCCAACGAGGAGTGGTTTGTGAATTTGCCGCCCTACGGATTCAACTGGTGGCTCATTGGTGAGGTGGAAGTGGCCGTGGAGGCTGATACAAGGCCGGATTGA
- a CDS encoding aldehyde dehydrogenase family protein — protein sequence MQESVGSGVTRPLAWRKEQLGRLMTLIEQHEQDVLKALQTDLGKPATEAFFEIVALRQELKFTRRHLRRWMRAKRVPVPVALSPGQAQVIPEPLGCVLVIGPWNYPFQLTLRPLISALAAGNTAVLKPSEHAPAVAGLIAKLVADHFEPEVVRVEQGDGAVAAQLVAMPFDHIFFTGGGQIGRKVLAGAAANLTPVTLELGGKSPALVLQGANLGVSARRLIWGKGINAGQTCIAPDHLLVESDLYADLLNALRNERLAMYGEDPLASDQLGKIINEQQFQRLERLLETARAKGRILIGGEISREQRRIAPTVIAVDDRQDPLMGEELFGPLLPVLRLGNLSEALQAIRQQGKPLALYLFGGNEAQQQEVLSTTSSGGVCLNDVVMQAGIPELPFGGVGASGMGSYHGHNGFQTFSHYKAVLKRGFRFDFKLRYPPYSVDLNVLRRIAG from the coding sequence ATGCAAGAGAGCGTTGGCTCGGGGGTTACCCGACCCTTGGCCTGGCGAAAAGAGCAGTTGGGACGGCTGATGACGCTGATCGAACAGCATGAGCAGGACGTCCTAAAGGCCCTACAAACTGATCTCGGCAAACCCGCAACTGAAGCTTTCTTTGAGATTGTCGCCTTGCGACAAGAGTTGAAATTCACACGTCGCCATTTGCGTCGTTGGATGCGTGCCAAACGGGTGCCTGTTCCCGTTGCCCTCAGCCCGGGGCAAGCCCAGGTCATTCCGGAACCCTTGGGCTGCGTCCTCGTGATCGGTCCTTGGAATTACCCCTTCCAGCTCACCCTGCGTCCACTCATTAGTGCCCTTGCGGCTGGCAATACAGCGGTGTTGAAGCCCTCGGAGCATGCGCCAGCAGTTGCAGGCTTAATCGCCAAGCTGGTCGCCGACCATTTTGAGCCAGAGGTCGTGAGGGTCGAACAAGGCGATGGTGCCGTAGCCGCACAACTGGTGGCCATGCCGTTTGACCACATCTTTTTTACCGGTGGAGGGCAGATCGGCCGCAAAGTCCTGGCTGGAGCTGCCGCAAACCTCACACCGGTCACCCTTGAGTTGGGAGGGAAAAGCCCTGCCCTCGTGCTTCAAGGCGCCAACCTTGGCGTGAGTGCCCGCCGGTTGATCTGGGGTAAAGGCATCAATGCTGGGCAAACCTGTATTGCCCCAGACCACCTTTTGGTGGAGTCCGATCTCTACGCAGACCTCCTGAATGCGCTGCGCAACGAACGGTTGGCGATGTACGGGGAAGATCCACTGGCATCCGATCAACTCGGGAAGATCATCAATGAACAGCAGTTCCAACGACTGGAACGATTGCTGGAAACAGCAAGGGCAAAAGGTCGAATCTTGATTGGCGGCGAAATCAGTCGAGAGCAACGTCGCATCGCCCCAACCGTGATTGCAGTGGATGATCGTCAGGATCCACTCATGGGCGAGGAACTCTTCGGACCGCTGCTGCCCGTGCTGCGCCTTGGCAACCTCAGCGAGGCTCTTCAGGCAATCCGTCAACAAGGCAAACCACTTGCCCTTTACCTGTTTGGCGGAAACGAAGCTCAACAGCAAGAGGTGTTGAGCACCACCAGCTCAGGCGGTGTCTGCTTGAACGACGTGGTGATGCAAGCCGGTATTCCAGAACTCCCCTTCGGAGGCGTCGGGGCTAGTGGGATGGGGAGTTATCACGGTCACAACGGTTTTCAGACCTTCAGCCACTACAAGGCCGTGCTGAAACGGGGGTTCCGATTTGATTTCAAACTTCGGTACCCGCCGTACTCCGTGGATCTCAACGTACTGAGACGAATCGCAGGATGA
- a CDS encoding LysM peptidoglycan-binding domain-containing protein: protein MRRSGFAVLALTALILPLSATAATITVRPGETLTDIAYRSGVSVGTLMRLNNMSNANYLEAGSQLQVPGPRVSAGNGRHRVKGGETLSRIATQYKVSSRDLMAVNGLRNANHVEVGQTLKLPSNAVLPKPGFKPVAVTPIPGATEHTVAKGQTLTQIAKAYKLPISTLISINDLTNPNKVEVGTRLYLTQPTTVLATQSQSKPAVTKPVQTKVSTAQPAKKVVPASTTTKTQLAKSTDWRTYGPLQVDWANWQPMGGSQVVPTLNSQGQGLYLAVNCSANKINATGADGSWKLWAAPQSRFEKDLVKDRCQAKA, encoded by the coding sequence ATGCGCCGCTCTGGTTTCGCCGTCCTTGCCCTGACGGCTCTAATCCTTCCCCTCTCGGCAACCGCCGCCACCATCACGGTGCGACCTGGAGAAACGCTCACAGACATTGCCTACCGATCAGGCGTGAGCGTGGGCACTTTGATGCGGCTCAACAACATGAGCAATGCCAACTACTTGGAAGCGGGCAGCCAGCTTCAAGTTCCAGGGCCAAGGGTGAGCGCCGGTAACGGACGACATCGGGTAAAAGGGGGAGAAACCCTCAGCAGAATCGCAACCCAATACAAGGTGAGCAGCCGAGATCTGATGGCCGTCAATGGCCTCCGCAACGCCAACCACGTGGAAGTGGGCCAAACCCTGAAATTACCCAGCAACGCTGTTCTGCCAAAACCTGGCTTCAAACCCGTTGCCGTAACCCCTATCCCTGGAGCCACTGAACACACCGTGGCTAAGGGGCAAACCCTCACCCAAATTGCCAAGGCCTACAAGCTGCCAATCTCCACGCTGATCAGCATCAACGACCTCACCAACCCCAACAAAGTGGAGGTGGGCACACGGCTCTATCTCACGCAACCCACCACCGTCTTGGCAACCCAAAGCCAGAGCAAACCGGCCGTAACCAAGCCCGTTCAAACCAAAGTCAGCACAGCACAACCTGCCAAGAAGGTCGTGCCTGCCTCGACAACGACCAAAACGCAACTCGCAAAGTCGACGGATTGGAGAACCTACGGTCCGCTGCAAGTGGACTGGGCCAATTGGCAACCAATGGGGGGCAGTCAAGTGGTCCCAACGCTGAATTCCCAAGGCCAAGGGTTGTACCTGGCGGTGAATTGCTCAGCCAACAAAATCAATGCAACGGGAGCTGATGGCAGCTGGAAACTCTGGGCCGCTCCCCAAAGCCGCTTCGAGAAAGACTTGGTTAAAGATCGCTGTCAGGCCAAGGCATAG